DNA sequence from the Manihot esculenta cultivar AM560-2 chromosome 11, M.esculenta_v8, whole genome shotgun sequence genome:
GCAAAATCAAACTGACAACATATAGCAGGCTCTGGCCCACAAGTATGAGGGATATCATATGAATAGAAGGGCATCATGTGCACAAAAATATCAGTCGTTTCCTCAGCATCCCAATTTTGGCGCCATGTGTACTCTAAATTCTTTTTCAGAGCATGTTCCTTCTTTACCTCATAATGAGTCCTCTGAATAAGCATGTTCTCGAAACCCATACGGCGGAGAGATATGCCATGGTAGTTGAGTAGCCAAATGGATCTATTGCCCAAGAATTTTTAGGAACAACACCAATGTTGTCGTTCAACCACATATTCCCCTCTGCAATCTGACAATGAAGTTCCAAGAAAACATTGTTATGTGCCCAAAACACATGAATTCTAACCTGCTAACCAGCTCATAAACAAAATGCAAAAATATGTATCACaggtaaaattaaatgaatcaaGACACTAAAAAATATGAGGGGATTTTTTATTAGTGGATAACATAAGATATACAACATGCAAAGAGCCAAGTAAAAAGAGCAAAAAACTTAGCACAGTTTAAAAGAAAATGCTGCACACTACAAGCTCagcaaaaaaaaagaataaaaaaataaaaaaataaaataaaataaaagagtggTGAAGGGAGATGTTCATGAGGAGCTCAGTTTATCATATCTTGCATGTAAAAGATTCAGTTTAGCATCTAACATTCCCACTTGTAATCTTTTCCCTAAAATTGCAGGTGACCCTCCATGGACCTACTAGGCACTTTGCTGAACTAGATAAAATTCCTTATTTATTGTTATTCTCCTTTCTACGTTTATTATTCTAATCTCTGTGTGTAAATGCTGCATGGATTATCTTCCACATGCCTAAGATTACCAAAGAAAATTAATCACACAAATAACCCCATTGATGCTATTTAATCTTCAACAAGTTTATATCTGTTAATGCTACTTGAAAAGCACAAGCCGAATCTATTATGGAATTGAATTCACATGTTAACTCCCATGGTTCACTATAATCCTCTGATTCAATAGGACAAAGCTCCAAAATCTAAAATACATCCTGCTACTTATAAAGTTAGGACTAAACGACTTGATTAAAGTAACCACCTAGTTCATCCAAGTAAAGGGAGAGATTTCAGAATATACCTGTTCAATTATGGCAAAGTAATGTGAATTGGCCTACATCAAGAAAAGAACCAAATATTGGTCATTAAAGATCtcaaatgcatgattaggtttgtGCTTTGTAAAACTGTATTTTTATTGAATCTtagtattttaatcttaatttaaaaaactattaatataaatttaatatattaatattaaaattaatattatcatatatattataaattgaataatatataatataaaaactattaattgaatagtatataatataaatttaatatattaatattaaaattaataatattataatatcaatacttttaatactaattaaaatgatattttatgatagttttattttttacaaattaaatattgtttgagaattaaaaacattaaataatttgtaatttGGAATGTATAATTGGTAAACAAAGTAAATTCATAGCTGTGTGTATTTCATTGGGTTCTGCACTTAAAGAGCGCTTGAATCTGTATATGAGTTATTCATAGCTGTGTGTATTCCACTGACACACATTGCAGTACATCCACTGTTGGCTTTCCTTTATAACATTATTGGTCCTTAAagatttcctttccttttcttcttttctcctttATAAATCTAAGTCAAATTATACAATGGACTAAAACTCAAATATATTTTCGAATTTCAGTTGTATTTGCAAAGAGGGGGCTTCAAAATGACAATAACCATAACTACTGACCTAATTGTTTCACTTAAAATTCACGCTAACAGCAGCCTAAAAAGAGCAAGTAAACTCCCCAATGTTCTCCTAAGTTTGACAGTTTGTAGAGCATTAACAAAGATCAAATTCTCGAAGATTTCAGACAATTCCAAATATTTCTAAAAGAACAATGtaaccttttcttttcctttcatctcTCTCTCTGTTTGTCAGGGACTTTTTTCTATCTTAATTTATTTACTCACCCCTTATTGCCAATGTAAATAAAAAAAGCCAAAGCATTATGGAGTTATAGAACTCGAGGCAAGAGTATTACCCGTAAGCGGGAATCAGTAACATCCACATGTTGATCCAAGTCATCCTGCATGGTGGGAGAGAAATAATCGTTACAGAGCCTTGCACGATTCGACATATAAAGGACATGTTTTTGGGTACTGATATTCAAATATACAGGGGAAATAATGTAACCACCAAGTTAATGAGGAAAAAAAACATGCAATAAGTCTAATGTGAAGATCAAGTTCTTCATTGACTGCCAGTGCAATATGTTTTGTACTTGTTACTGTCTCCTCCAACTTTTCAAGGCCCTCATCTTGCTCTGCTTCAAAAGCATATAGCTTGTAAGGAACCAGTACCGCAAGAAACTGACCAACATAACAATAAGAGCATCAGCAACAAGGGGTAGAAGCTTGCCTTTCATAATTTGCCACTGAAGATCGACAATGCCGTGGTTGTCCAGACCTTCAGTTCTACGCATGGCATCAGCTGGCTTTATTTCTGGACCCAACAAGCTATCCCTGTTGGCAAAGTTTGACATATTCAATGTGGAAGCCATTTGGTTTACTTTTGTTCTCAAATTTGCAACCATGTCCCTGTGACGATTCATCTCTTTCTCTGATCTGTGCATCAAAAAATGCAACACCTATAAATTTCAGAAGATCATAATAAATAAGCATCACTTTTATTTACCACATTGGGCTTTGCATGcatggttatttattttgaacaatataaaaattacaatagTGAATCACCAAAATTAAAACAGTGCAGGAAGCAAGAAATAGGACAAATTTACCCTTTATTGTACAGAGCATTGGAAGGTTAAAGTGGAAACATCTCATATAGAGAAGAGAACATATCATGCGCCAATCCAAGGAGCAAATTTGTGCTGCAAACTGTAATGAGTGAAATTTGTGCAGTAAGcacttctcttttctcttttcaaaTGTTCGTCCTTTCTAACCTAAAACCCTTAGGACACAACAATACCACTCAGGACATAAATTTCCCACAACAGTAACCAACATGTTCATcaattttgaagaaaaaaaatatgatatGCAATCACCAAATAATGGAGGAAGCAAGAAACAACAGTACATCAACATTTCAAGATAAATTCAGGAGACTTGGCCACGTTCAAAGAATCAAAAGACATATGGATAGACCAGCAAATGAGGGGATGAACAGATTCAACCAGAAGAAGTGAAACAAAGTTGAAACCTGAG
Encoded proteins:
- the LOC110625633 gene encoding syntaxin-51 isoform X1, whose protein sequence is MNRHRDMVANLRTKVNQMASTLNMSNFANRDSLLGPEIKPADAMRRTEGLDNHGIVDLQWQIMKEQDEGLEKLEETVTSTKHIALAVNEELDLHIRLIDDLDQHVDVTDSRLRANSHYFAIIEQIAEGNMWLNDNIGVVPKNSWAIDPFGYSTTMAYLSAVWVSRTCLFRGLIMR
- the LOC110625633 gene encoding syntaxin-51 isoform X2, whose amino-acid sequence is MNRHRDMVANLRTKVNQMASTLNMSNFANRDSLLGPEIKPADAMRRTEGLDNHGIVDLQWQIMKEQDEGLEKLEETVTSTKHIALAVNEELDLHIRLIDDLDQHVDVTDSRLRIAEGNMWLNDNIGVVPKNSWAIDPFGYSTTMAYLSAVWVSRTCLFRGLIMR